A genomic region of Christiangramia sp. OXR-203 contains the following coding sequences:
- a CDS encoding IS256 family transposase: MTQEELNNIEKKALEQFTTGKSLFGKDGAFAPLLQNFLDKALEAEMEAHLDDDERLKGNKRNGKGKKTLKTGVGTFEIKTPQDRQSSFEPEIVKKRQTILADNLADKIIGLYGLGMGYRDICAHIKEMYDTEISHSVLTDITDRIIPDIKAWQRRPLDVMYCIVWLDAMHYKVKEDGKVRHKAIYNILGIDKNGHKDVLGMYISESEGANFWLQVLTDLNNRGLQDILIACTDNLKGFTDAILSIFPKTDVQLCIVHQIRNSLKYVASKDQKEFMRDLKLVYRANGKEEAEDELLDLEEKWGKKYPVVIQSWNDNWENLSSYFAYSAPIRKIIYTTNAVEGFHRQVRKVTKTKGAFTSDMALMKLIYLATMNIQKKWTSPLQNWATTAQQFFIKFEGRMPLDLSTAPPGGTPRRG, translated from the coding sequence ATGACACAGGAAGAACTGAACAACATTGAAAAAAAAGCACTTGAACAATTTACGACTGGGAAAAGCCTTTTCGGCAAGGACGGCGCTTTTGCACCGCTGCTCCAAAATTTCCTTGACAAGGCCCTAGAGGCCGAGATGGAGGCTCATCTTGACGATGATGAGCGTCTCAAGGGCAACAAGCGCAACGGCAAGGGCAAAAAGACCCTGAAGACCGGTGTGGGTACTTTCGAGATCAAAACGCCCCAGGACCGCCAAAGCAGCTTCGAGCCCGAGATCGTAAAAAAGCGACAGACCATTTTGGCGGACAACCTGGCCGACAAGATAATCGGCCTCTACGGTCTGGGGATGGGCTATCGGGACATCTGCGCCCATATCAAGGAAATGTACGATACCGAGATCTCGCACAGCGTGCTGACCGATATCACCGATCGGATCATACCCGATATCAAGGCATGGCAGCGAAGGCCATTGGACGTGATGTACTGTATCGTCTGGCTGGACGCCATGCACTACAAGGTCAAGGAGGACGGCAAGGTCCGCCACAAAGCGATCTACAACATACTGGGAATCGACAAAAACGGCCATAAGGACGTGCTGGGCATGTACATCTCGGAAAGCGAGGGGGCCAATTTCTGGCTGCAAGTGCTCACCGACCTGAACAACCGTGGGCTCCAGGACATACTGATAGCCTGTACGGACAACCTGAAAGGGTTCACCGATGCCATCCTGAGCATCTTTCCAAAGACCGATGTCCAACTGTGCATCGTGCACCAGATACGCAACTCGCTCAAGTACGTAGCCTCCAAGGACCAAAAGGAGTTCATGCGCGACCTGAAACTGGTATACAGGGCCAACGGCAAGGAGGAGGCCGAGGACGAACTGCTGGACCTGGAGGAAAAATGGGGCAAGAAGTACCCGGTGGTCATCCAGAGCTGGAACGACAACTGGGAGAACCTATCGAGCTACTTCGCATATTCCGCCCCCATCAGGAAGATTATATACACCACCAACGCCGTAGAGGGGTTCCACAGGCAGGTGCGGAAGGTGACCAAGACCAAGGGCGCGTTCACCAGCGACATGGCCCTTATGAAGCTGATCTATCTGGCGACCATGAACATTCAGAAGAAGTGGACATCGCCATTACAGAACTGGGCAACGACCGCCCAACAATTTTTTATTAAATTTGAGGGCCGCATGCCGCTCGATTTGAGCACAGCCCCTCCGGGGGGTACCCCCCGGAGGGGCTGA